The genomic window GCGGTGACGCGCGGCGAGGTCGCGGAGTGGGACGACGGCGACGTGGCCGAGGCGAACCGCCGACGCGGCATCCGCCGATTCCTCCTCACCGCGACGGCTCTCGGCTCGCTCTTCAAGGCGAATGCATCGATCTCCGGCGCCGAGGGCGGTTGCCAGGCAGAGGTCGGGTCCGCGTGCGCGATGGCGGCGGGCGGCCTGACCGCGGTCATGGGCGGGACCAATCGGCAGATCGAGAACGCCGCCGAAATCGCCATGGAACACCACCTCGGTCTCACGTGCGACCCCGTCGGTGGGCTCGTTCAGATCCCCTGCATCGAGCGGAACGCGATCGCGGCATCGACCGCGGTGACGGCGGCCCGGCTCGCTCTCCGCGGCGACGGGTCCCACTACGTCTCGCTGGACGCCGTCGTCGAGACGATGCGTCAGACGGGGATCGACATGTCGACGAAGTACAAGGAGACCAGCGAGGGCGGTCTCGCGGTGAACGTCATCGAGTGCTGAGGGGCACCCGACGATCAGTCCTGCGCGCGCAGCTTCGCGGTGAGGGAGTGCAGCTGAGCGAGTTCGTCGTCGTCGAGCCGGGCCATGCGCTCGGCGATCGACCGGCCGTGCGCCGCGGCGATACGGCGGAACGTCACGGCGCCGTTCTCGGTGGCCGTGACGAGGGAGCCGCGGCCGTCTTCGGGGTCGGCGCATTTGGTCAGCAGCCCCCGTGACACCATGCGCTCGACCAGGCGCGACACGCTCGGCTGGCTGATGAGCATGTTGCCCGTGACGTCGCGCAGGCGGGCCGTCATGCGCGGGCCGCGCGTGACGGTGAGCAGCACGTCGTACTCCGCCTGGGTCAGCTCGGTGCTGTCGAAATCCGACCGGATGTCTTCGAAGACCTCGTGCTGGGCCCGGAAGAGGCTCTCCCAGGCCTGCACGGCGAGACGGCGATCGGTCATAGGTTCAGCGTAGGGCCGACAGCGTCCCTCGCGCCCCGCGCGCGGGTAGCACACGCGGGTGGACGGACGAGTCACCTGCCGGTCATCTTCGTTCCCTTCGCCGTTCATGTGAGCGGACGGTGAGCTTCCTATGGTCGGAGCGTCCCCCCAGACGAAGGTGGCTCCGCCATGCGTTCTCCGCATACCCGTTTCCTTTCCGTAACGCTGTCGACGATGCTCGTCGCCGGCACGGTCCCGATCCTCGCCGTCCCGGCCGCGCACGCCGCGCCCGGACCGGCCGAGATCGTGGTCACCGAGATCCTCGCCGACAACACCGGTGCCGATGACTTCGAATACGTCGAGATTCACAACGTCTCGAACGCGCCCGTCGACCTGGCGGCATCCGGGATCTCCTTCGCGTACTCGTACGCCGATTCGGCCGACCGCTCGCGCGACATCTCCCTCACCGCCGAGCCGCTCACGCTCGCGAAGGGCGAGACGGCGCTGCTGTGGGTGAGCTACGCCTCGGGTGCTGTCGACACCTCCGCTCGGACGGTCGAGGAGTTCCGCGCGCGTCACGGCGTCGACGAGGGCGTGCAGGTGGCCCGTCTCACCGGTCAAGCCGGGCTCGCGAACGGGGGCAACCGCGGGATCCGCGTCCTCGACCACGGCGAGCTCTCGTCATGGTCGCACGCCCCGACGGGGGCGTTCGGCGTCGACCTCGCCGCGCACTTCCGGCTGCCGTCGGACCCCGCCGCGCAGCGGATGGACGTGCTCGCCGTGAACGCGGCTCCCTCGCCCGGGACAGTGCTGCCCGAGGCCGTCACGCGCCCCGGGGGTGATCCGTCGCCCGAGCCGAGCCCCGAGCCGACCTCGCCCGGCGAGACGCTTCCCGCGGGGGCGCCCCTGCAGGTGACCGAGTTGCTCCCCGACTCCGCGAACGTAGGCGGGTCCGATGGCTACGAGTTCGTCGAGGTCTTCAACGCCACCGACGCCCCCATCGACTTCTCCGACTACGCGATCGACTACCTCTACCCGGTCGAGGGCACGGTCAGCCGGTGGCCGGCCGTTCCCTCCGACGTCGTCATCCCGGGGCGCGGGTCCCTCGTGTTCTGGATCAAGAACGGCGCGAACGACGCCTTGACCGCGGCCGACTTCAACCGCCAGTTCGGCACCGACCTGGTCGCCGGGCGGTCCCTGGTCGAGATCTCGTCTGCGGGAATGGCGAACAGCAGTCCTCGCGGCATCCAGGTGTCCACCAACACCGGCCACCCGGTCAGCGCCGCCTTCTACAACCTCGACGGGCGCGACGACACCCAGGCCGACAAGGGGATCCGCTACGCGGCGACCGAAGACGCGACCCGGCAGCGCCTCGTCGATCTGGCCCCGGCCACCCCCGGTACCGTCCAGCCCGATCAGGTGGGTTCGGCCCCCGTCGCCACCCCCGTCGACACGACGGCGCCCACGATCACCGATCGAACGGCGGCGCAGATCGCCCCCGGCGACGACTTCGTCATCGACCTCGCTATCAGCGACGACCACGAGGTCCGCACGGCGACGCTCGAACTGCGCAACGACGTCGACACCACCGCACTGCGGGTGAACCTCACCGACGCGGGCGACGGCGTCTTCCGGCACACGGTGAAGGCCGTCGACCTCACCGGAAAGCACTGGTACGCCTATACGGTCACGGCGACCGACGGCACGAACGCCCAGACCTCGACGGAGCGCCGCGTCGACGTCGCCGGCACCTCCGACGACCCCGTGCGCCTCAATGTGGACGACGGTCGCTTCGCCAGCGGAACGACCGAGATCGTGGCATCCGGGAACGCGTATCCGAGTCCGCTGAGTCTGAGCATCGACGGGGCGACGGTCGCGACGACACCCAGCCTCGAGGGGCGACCCAC from Microbacterium testaceum includes these protein-coding regions:
- a CDS encoding MarR family winged helix-turn-helix transcriptional regulator; the protein is MTDRRLAVQAWESLFRAQHEVFEDIRSDFDSTELTQAEYDVLLTVTRGPRMTARLRDVTGNMLISQPSVSRLVERMVSRGLLTKCADPEDGRGSLVTATENGAVTFRRIAAAHGRSIAERMARLDDDELAQLHSLTAKLRAQD